From one Lysinibacillus sp. G4S2 genomic stretch:
- a CDS encoding class I SAM-dependent methyltransferase yields the protein MTRKGPLAINYEALWQEGMKDWHGHMPERMVNDQLEEQFWAQSIARKKTGQTDPYAARIFQEIKNTIQPEYSVLEIGPGWGNYTFPLANTARQLTCIDSSESILSYLQNCMQDKQHVSYIHAKWESLTEDEVEAHDIVIGVNCFYRMYDIKSALYHMNRLAKKRAIIGMTTGPIQPHYEILYEKYGYDIKFPRRDYIEFLNLLYEMDIYADCKIIPLERVYEYESYEQLITTQSKKILNTNFNRAHVEESLMPFIEEKNGRYYYRHDFHAALVSWEPK from the coding sequence ATGACAAGAAAAGGACCGTTAGCCATTAATTATGAGGCATTATGGCAGGAAGGTATGAAGGATTGGCATGGTCATATGCCTGAAAGAATGGTCAATGATCAGTTGGAGGAGCAGTTTTGGGCACAGTCAATTGCACGTAAAAAGACTGGGCAAACAGATCCTTATGCTGCGAGAATTTTCCAAGAAATAAAGAACACTATTCAACCAGAGTATTCTGTATTGGAAATTGGTCCAGGCTGGGGTAATTATACGTTTCCGCTAGCTAATACTGCGCGACAGCTAACTTGTATAGATAGCTCAGAAAGCATTCTTAGCTATTTACAAAATTGCATGCAGGATAAACAGCATGTGTCTTATATTCATGCGAAGTGGGAAAGTCTTACTGAGGATGAAGTAGAAGCGCACGATATCGTCATCGGTGTCAATTGTTTTTATCGTATGTATGACATTAAATCCGCCCTTTACCATATGAATCGTCTAGCTAAAAAACGTGCAATTATTGGCATGACAACAGGGCCGATTCAACCCCATTATGAAATTTTGTACGAAAAGTATGGCTACGATATTAAATTTCCACGAAGAGATTATATAGAATTTTTAAACTTGCTATATGAGATGGATATTTACGCAGATTGCAAAATCATCCCATTGGAAAGAGTGTATGAATACGAAAGCTATGAGCAGCTTATAACAACTCAAAGTAAAAAAATATTAAATACTAATTTTAATAGAGCACATGTTGAGGAGTCGCTCATGCCATTTATTGAAGAAAAGAATGGGCGGTATTATTATCGCCATGATTTCCATGCGGCACTCGTATCATGGGAACCTAAATAA
- a CDS encoding cobyric acid synthase: MPAKSIMIQGTASDVGKSMICTALCRILSDDGLKVVPFKSQNMALNSFVTHDGGEIGRAQGVQAEAARVVATTDMNPILLKPKQDMVSEVIVHGKHFLNMDAKSYRNQFVQEAMPIVEKSVRTLQNTYDVIVLEGAGSPAEINLKDRDIANMRMAHLADAAVVLVADIDRGGVFASIVGTLALLDDAERARVKGLIINKFRGMRELLDDGIEWVERETGIPVLGVVPYVDVNIEAEDSLALSSLRFKKPKPGEFSVDVAMIRLPRISNFTDVDPFFDEPEVGVRLIGNVNELGTPDLLILPGTKSTIDDLAWLKAQGFDQAITNLRERGTKIIGICGGFQMLGETLLDPDAVEGNGDSAQGLGLLPMETVFVGDKKTVQMTGTRGKDTFTGYEIHLGRTKILRDEVSPFLQLADGRGDGAVSVDDQVIGTYFHGLFHNRTFTRQLVNDIRVKKGLATLPSDVKSDAERREDAYNMLAKHVRANLDMKKVYEIMNIEVSV, from the coding sequence ATGCCAGCAAAATCTATTATGATTCAAGGAACGGCTTCTGATGTTGGGAAAAGTATGATTTGTACTGCGCTATGCCGTATTTTATCGGATGATGGGCTAAAGGTAGTACCGTTTAAATCGCAAAATATGGCCCTTAACTCGTTTGTAACTCATGATGGCGGAGAAATTGGTCGCGCACAGGGGGTACAAGCTGAGGCGGCACGTGTTGTCGCAACTACGGATATGAATCCTATATTGCTTAAACCGAAGCAGGATATGGTATCGGAAGTGATTGTTCATGGTAAGCATTTTTTAAATATGGACGCCAAAAGCTATCGTAATCAATTCGTACAAGAAGCGATGCCGATCGTTGAAAAGTCGGTACGAACTTTACAAAATACATATGATGTGATTGTACTTGAAGGAGCGGGAAGCCCGGCAGAGATCAATTTAAAGGATCGTGATATTGCAAATATGCGCATGGCTCATCTAGCAGATGCAGCTGTTGTGCTAGTTGCTGATATTGATCGGGGTGGGGTATTTGCATCGATTGTTGGAACACTTGCATTACTTGACGATGCTGAACGGGCACGTGTAAAGGGACTAATCATTAATAAATTCAGAGGGATGCGTGAACTACTTGATGATGGTATTGAATGGGTAGAGCGAGAAACTGGCATTCCTGTACTTGGTGTTGTGCCGTATGTAGATGTCAATATTGAGGCTGAGGATTCGCTAGCACTATCTTCCTTACGCTTTAAAAAGCCAAAGCCTGGGGAATTCTCAGTGGATGTAGCTATGATTCGCTTACCGCGCATTTCTAACTTTACAGATGTTGATCCATTTTTCGATGAGCCAGAGGTTGGTGTACGTTTAATTGGTAATGTCAATGAGCTTGGTACGCCTGACTTACTTATACTACCTGGAACCAAAAGTACAATAGATGATTTAGCGTGGTTAAAGGCACAAGGCTTCGACCAAGCGATAACTAATTTACGTGAACGCGGCACAAAAATTATTGGCATTTGTGGTGGCTTCCAAATGCTTGGCGAAACGTTATTAGATCCGGATGCAGTAGAAGGGAATGGCGATTCAGCGCAAGGTTTAGGTTTATTGCCGATGGAAACTGTTTTTGTTGGCGATAAAAAAACTGTTCAAATGACAGGAACAAGAGGAAAAGATACGTTTACTGGCTATGAGATTCACCTTGGACGTACAAAAATTTTACGAGACGAGGTTTCACCTTTTTTACAACTTGCGGATGGTCGAGGGGATGGGGCAGTAAGTGTTGATGATCAAGTTATCGGAACATATTTCCACGGCTTATTCCATAATCGTACCTTTACACGACAGCTTGTCAATGACATACGCGTGAAAAAAGGGCTCGCTACTTTACCGAGCGATGTAAAAAGTGATGCAGAACGTAGAGAGGACGCTTACAATATGCTGGCAAAGCATGTCCGTGCTAATCTCGATATGAAAAAAGTATACGAAATAATGAATATAGAGGTATCTGTATGA
- a CDS encoding cob(I)yrinic acid a,c-diamide adenosyltransferase, translated as MARKGLFLVYTGEGKGKTTASLGVTLRAVGRGLNVRYMQFIKSPERTYGEQIALRKLGVEMEQMGIGFTWTKTPEEHRAALAKAWKKTKAALQDDSIDLLVLDELNNALAITKFPIDDVLPLAEVIEAIKQRPSTMHLVVTGRSANPALIAMADLVSTIDATKHYYDEGIPAVKGLEF; from the coding sequence ATGGCTAGAAAAGGCTTGTTTTTAGTTTATACAGGTGAAGGGAAGGGCAAAACAACGGCTTCTCTAGGCGTCACACTGCGCGCAGTTGGTCGAGGCCTAAATGTACGATATATGCAATTTATTAAATCACCAGAGCGTACATACGGAGAGCAAATTGCTCTTCGTAAGCTTGGCGTAGAAATGGAGCAAATGGGAATTGGCTTTACTTGGACAAAAACACCAGAAGAGCATCGTGCTGCGTTAGCAAAGGCATGGAAGAAAACAAAAGCGGCCTTGCAAGACGACAGTATTGATTTACTCGTATTAGACGAGCTCAACAATGCACTGGCTATTACAAAATTCCCAATCGACGATGTGCTACCATTAGCCGAAGTCATTGAAGCCATTAAACAACGTCCGTCTACAATGCATTTAGTAGTAACAGGCCGTAGCGCAAATCCAGCGCTTATCGCGATGGCAGATTTAGTATCGACCATCGATGCGACCAAGCATTATTATGACGAAGGAATTCCAGCAGTTAAAGGCCTAGAATTCTAA
- a CDS encoding nitroreductase: MTVIEALKNRRAIRDYTTQPVEKEKIEKILQAATYAPNDRMREPWHFYIIQDDAMKRYEEMASAYLQERFPTKPNLVESSLKVVQTTPVAIVVTADIVEDDTDATEDNVFAVCSAIMSMWLAAEELGLGFVWRTRGVGLVHDPRMHAFIGASESQKVVGTIFIGYPEEQELKDKKRTPFAEKTTWL, encoded by the coding sequence ATGACAGTAATTGAGGCTTTAAAAAATCGTCGAGCGATTCGCGATTACACAACACAGCCTGTTGAAAAAGAGAAAATCGAGAAAATTTTACAAGCAGCCACTTATGCTCCAAATGACCGTATGCGTGAGCCTTGGCATTTTTATATAATTCAAGACGACGCAATGAAACGCTATGAGGAGATGGCAAGTGCTTATTTACAGGAGCGATTCCCAACAAAGCCAAATTTAGTAGAAAGCTCGTTAAAAGTCGTTCAAACAACACCAGTTGCCATCGTTGTTACGGCAGATATTGTGGAAGATGATACTGATGCAACAGAAGATAATGTCTTTGCTGTATGTAGTGCCATCATGTCCATGTGGCTTGCCGCAGAAGAGCTAGGGCTTGGCTTCGTATGGCGTACACGCGGTGTAGGGCTAGTTCATGACCCGCGTATGCATGCATTTATTGGCGCAAGTGAATCACAAAAAGTAGTAGGTACTATTTTTATTGGCTACCCAGAAGAGCAGGAACTTAAAGACAAAAAACGTACCCCATTTGCAGAAAAAACAACATGGCTTTAA